One Triticum dicoccoides isolate Atlit2015 ecotype Zavitan chromosome 3B, WEW_v2.0, whole genome shotgun sequence genomic window, GGTTTCCCAGCCCATAAGAGTTCAAGTCCTTGACTTGACACCGGGTGcccgcatttttctggatttatttcagtccTTCCGGTGATGTGCGTTCAATGGGAAGAGACGTTCTCGTCAACTAAGAAAGTGTATGTGGCGACTTCATCTCTCAAGATTATGTGCCAGctaagtctctcgaaggtgctctagGGATAGAGTGTGCGAGTGTGCATTCATAAGGATGAAATCGTGTGCGTATGTATGTGCATCTACGTCAGTACTTGGTCCAAAAAAATGACATGGTGGACTGTTGCGGACTTGCTAGCTGCAAGGAGAAAATGGAGGGAAACGCTATTTGACGCATTAAGTGACAACTTGACGGGGTTTCACACAGACATGCGACACTAGCACTCGAGTGCGCCGACCCAATTTCAAGTAGGGTGCGCAGTGTGCTTTTCTTTTTCCTTCTATTTCTGATTAGGGTTTTCTTCGCTTTTTTCAAAATAGTTCttttaaaaaatatgaaatttCCAAAAATGTTTCTggactttttcaaaaaaattcaggtgTTCATAGTTTGTTCGGAATTTGAAAATGTTTGATGTTTAAAAAAATCATAAATACAAAAAAGCTCTTGTTTTTCCTttgttttgaaaaattcaaaaaaggAAATCAACGTCTTAGTTTTTTGGTATTAAAAAATATATGCATGGTTATCAGATATTGTTCGGAATTTTAAATAATATTTCTATTTTCAAAATTCATAAAATAAAAAATGTTTGTGTGTATAACAATGTTTGCTTTAAAAAATCAAAAGACATATCCGTTTTAACAATTTGCTTATAAATTCAAAACTTATtcgtgattttattttattttcggatcTTGAAAAATGACTACATTTTCAAAATGTTTAGAATTGAAAATACCATCTTTTAAAAAAATTAtcagaattttgaaaaaaaaatctcgtTGAAAACAGTTctaaatttttatttatttatgttttgctACAGTGAACCGGGAAGCAACAGTAGAACGCCCTTCAAGACGCCTCTTGTGCGGCAGCCTCCTATCTCACGTCAAACAGGAGCTCCCGAGAAACAGAGGGCGCCAAACTAAAGTGTTATTCAGAACGTTCCATTGttactaataaataaataaatccttAATGAGATATAAAAAAAATCCTTAATGCTACTtcctccattcacaaatataagatgtttatttaaaaaaaaattgaatGTATATGCACACATTTTAGTGTGTTAGTCCATATGTACTTAGAATCGAATATATATATACAAATatgcaaaacatcttatatttgtgaatggagggagtattagagATTCTCTACAAAGAATATGATAAGCCGAAAGTGCCCTTCTCAGctcgagctcatatgagctcgagTGAACAGTAAAATAAGAAAAAAATCTGGTTATTTTATTGCGGCAACATTTGAtaaatgttttcaatgcatgcacattTTCATCACGAAATAAACATTCATGAAGGTCGCTCTAAAAATAGCTtttttggagcatcaattttgtttttttgccacgacttacgTGAATGTCATCTTACGATGAAATTTTGCAAGCATTTAAAACATTTGTCAAATATTGCCACAAaagaaattcagaattttttgaatttgttttcaatttttttcctgaTTTTATTGTTCACACAGCTCAGTCTGTCCACTTCCCTGATTGTCAGATTTttttagaagaagaaaaaagataAGCTGATTAGTTTTTTTACATATAGTAAGCTACTACTAGATCTAGATAGCCCTTCCTTCAGTTCCAACGCCCCGTGCTTGGAATCTTCTTCCTCCCTGCAACTCCGAGCACCAGCTCATTGATACAGCTTAGCGGCATAGGATCTACCTCCTCGGCGAGCCACTTAACAATGCTCTAGCTCGGCACGCCCGCCGTTGGTCGGCCTTGCCCCAATGTCAGCCACTGATCAGACTTTGTTTTCTTGGACACGACGGACCTCCCTATACTGATTCCTATATATAAGACCGCGATCCTAGTATAGCTTCACCAGTCATCAGTCACACCGACCGGTAGCTTCTCCGGCTAGCTAGCTCGTACGTGCGCGTACTATCTAACCGCAGGCGAGCTCGGCGCGGGCCTACCGGTCGAAGTAGCAAGATGTCGTCGGCCGCGGATTACAACATGTCCTCTGGGTACTCGCCCAACGGCATAGTGGTGCCGCCATGGCTGAACAAGGGCGACAACGCGTGGCAGATGATCGCTGCGACGCTGGTGGGACTTCAGAGCATGCCCGGCCTGGTGATCCTCTACGGCAGCATCGTGAAGAAGAAGTGGGCCGTGAACTCGGCCTTCATGGCGCTCTACGCCTTCGCCGCCGTGTGGCTCTGCTGGGTCACCTGGGGCTACAACATGTCCTTCGGCCACCAGCTCTTGCCCTTCTGGGGCAAGGCCCGGCCGGCGCTCGGGCAGCAGTTCCTCCTCATGCAGGCCGTGCTGCCGGAGTCCACCCACTTCTTCAAGGACGGCAGCACCGAGACGGTCTGGATCAATCCGAATTACCCCATGGCCTCCATGGTCTACTTCCAGTGCGTCTTCGCCGCCATCACGCTCATCCTCCTCGCCGGCTCTCTGCTGGGTCGCATGAACATCAGGGCCTGGATGATCTTCGTCCCGCTCTGGCTCACCTTCTCCTACACCATCGGCGCCTTCTCGCTCTGGGGCGGAGGCTTCCTCTTCCAGTGGGGCGTCATGGACTACTCCGGCGGGTACGTCATCCACCTCTCCTCCGGGATCGCCGGATTCACGGCCGCGTACTGGGTCGGGCCCAGGTCCACCAAAGACAGGGAGAGGTTCCCGCCCAACAACGTGCTCCTCatgctcactggcgccggcatactCTGGATGGGGTGGGCTGGGTTCAACGGCGGCGACCCTTACTCCGCTAACATCGACGCTTCTATAGCCGTGCTCAACACCAACATCTGCGCAGCGACCAGCCTCCTGGTCTGGACCTGCCTCGACGTCATCTTCTTCAAGAAGCCCTCCGTCATCGGCGCCGTCCAGGGCATGATCACCGGCCTCGTCTGCATCACTCCCGGCGCGGGTCTCGTCCAGGGGTGGGCGGCGATCGTGATGGGCATCCTGTCCGGAAGCATCCCGTGGTTCACCATGATGGTCGTGCACAAGCGCTCCAGGCTGCTGATGCACGTGGACGACACGCTGGGCGTGTTCCACACCCACGCCGTGGCGGGGTTCCTCGGCGGCGCGACCACGGGGCTCTTCGCGGAGCCGCAGCTGTGCAACATGTTCGTGCCGGTGACCAACTCCCGCGGCGCcttctacggcggcaacggcggcatGCAGTTCCTGAAGCAGGTGACGGGCGCGCTCTTCATCATCGGCTGGAACGTGATTGTCACCAGCATCATCTGCCTGGTCGTCCGCCTCATCGTGCCGCTGCGGATGCcggaggaggagctcgccatcggggACGACGCGGTGCACGGCGAGGAGGCCTACGCGCTCTGGGGCGACGGCGAGAAGTACGACTCCTCCAAGCACGGGTGGTACTCCGACAACGAAACCAACCTGCAGGCGCGCAACAAGGCGCCCAGCGGCGTCACGCAGAACGTCTAATAAATTGTCGTCGCCGGCCTGATTGGAGTTTGCTTTTTATCCATCTTTTATGTGTTGTGGAATAATGTGGTGCTACCTACACAAGCATGAGCAAGGTGTTCACGACACTTGCTTTTTGTACGGATAGTATCACTACTCTTTGATTGTTCGAGAGGGAATACAACATTCACTTTGTGGTTTAAACTCGTTCTatcctttctttcctttttttttggtTTTGCTAATTCTCGGTTTACTGGCATTTCCATAAATCGCAATCAACTGAGATTGAACATTACCAAGCCTATATTCTTGGAAGCACCGACTAGCAGTATATCATCGCAACCTTTGTTTTACAAGTTAGATACATGGAGTGGCATCATCGTTGGGTCACTCTGCCtaggcattgctttgatattatgtgactttgtttttatgttggcgtgatcttttgtgtgtgtgcgcgcgcatttgTGTTGATTGTGTGCATTCTAGTCATGTAGAGATGAGTATATGATCATTGTATGTGTATCTCCTTAATACAACTACACTATCGGGATGACCGAAGTTTTCTAGCCGGAAGACATTACGGTCGGCTTCAAATCATAGAAGACGAACGGCTTATCTGACACAATGTGCTAAGTACTTGTAAAGACCATAAAATTGAATACGAAAAAGCTAATGAATTGACGCTTATTGGGACTATATTCCATGTGAACAGCTTGTGGGCCGTTGGATTAGACGCCTGAATCTTATTGTAGGGCGCCTTGCCACGTCGTCATCTGGCAACCGTTCGCTCCAGGCTAGCAACCGCGCGAACGGGGGCAACATAGCCCGATGTTCTAGTGCCACACCCTTACCCTACTTGTCCGTGTCGCGTTTCTCCCACCGCCTCTTCCTCTTCTCCCTATCTATTCATGTCTTTAGGTAGATACCTCTCTGCCGGAGATTTGGTCCCAATCTCTTGTTGGCGGCTGCATTCGGCTTTATCATCATGCATTGTTGAAGATTTCAAGGTAAACTGCTCAACCGCCTCCACCACAAGCTTGGCTGCCCACGCCGCCACGAGTCTCTGCCCCACACACACCACCTTTGCTTTCATATCTAATATCCCCGTCGGCCGCTCCAGCGTGTTGTGAGGTGTGGTTCAACACTTCGGCGAGCCTCCAGCGCCGACAAGCCATAGTGGGGGGGGGCATGGTGGGGGGCATTCCGTCCTCTTCCCATTTGCATTGCCTGCAACCTTCGTTGCAGTTGCTCATTGTCGTTGTCGTTTTCTGTCCTACGACCATGCCCATGCTACCTTCGTCGTCATCGCAGCTATCCCCTTCCCTGTGTGGGCGGTCGCAGGGATTCAGAAACGCACAATGGACCAACATTGATGAGGTATCAATCTCAACCCGACAAGGTATGCCTCATCTTCCTCCCTTTTTCCCGTGGTTGTTTCTCTTGCAAAATGATATCTGCAAACCGGGCAAATTCTAAAAATGTTTTTGTACTGGTCCATGGAAAATTTTACAAAAAAAAATTCTCTACAACATGACAGCTTTTACATGCTATTCTCGTAACTACATTATGGCAATTTTCTAAACCTAGGCAACTTTAGGATTTTTCTCCTTTAAAACACGGCATTTTTTGAACATGCTTTGTACTTGTCACGTGTTAGCCTTTTgaattttttgttttctacaacaTGGAAATTTTATTAAAAAATTGCTTATTCACATTGCAAACATAGGAAAAAACTGTCTGCTACATCATAGCAAACATAGAAAAAATGTGTCTGCTATAGTGTGGCAAAGATGTATAACTTTTGCTCAGTCACATGGCAATTTTAGAAAGCTATGTATCCTAAATCATTGCACATTTTACGAAAAAAAAGTCACATGCAAAATGTAGGGTTTTATCCTATTATACATGGAGTTTTTATAAATGTTTCAACTGGTGACATAGCACCTTTTTAGAAATTTTGCTTTGTACAGCAGGTCAAAATTACAATTTCTTTGTACATTATCACATGAAATTTTAGGAAATTTGTCCTAAATCATGGAAAAATTAGAGCAAATGTTGTAACAGGCACATGTCGAATGTAGGAATGTTGTTCTCTACGACATGGCAATTTTTTAAAATGTTTGTGTATTGGTCACATTGCAAACTTAGAAGAAAACAAATGTATTTACATGGCAAATACATGATATTTTTTGTACTGTACCATGGAATTTTTCATGTATATTTTTTTGTCTATACCATGTCAGAATAATTTTGCCATGCAATAATTATTATTTTTGTTCCAAAAATCTCATATACCATGTGATACGTTTCTTACTTATTTTTACAATTTGGCATATCATAATTACAATTTTTAAAATTGTCATATGAAGATTACAAAATTTCGAACAAGTCGGCATGCTTTTGGAGAACATAAAATGCTAAATTACAGGTACaatgttttttttattttgtcaTGATCGGTAGAACATTTGTCTCTTAGTTTTACCATGGACATGGATCCATCATCCATTTTCTAtctttttatttttatcttttttgGCAAACACGAACAATCTTGCACACAAACACAACATTCACTAAAGGTGGTATGGGAGAGTGGCAAAAAAAATACCAACTTTGTATTCACCTCTCATGGCAATTTCAGTCATATGTGGATGCCAATTTGTTACATAACAACTACATATACTTTTCCAAACCAAATCCTAACAAACAACTTATTCTTCTTTTCTCATATGCAAGTTTATCCTTCTTCACATGACAGATTTACATCCAATTGCATGGAAAATCATATATTACTTGCATGGCAAGTTCTTTTTGCAAAAAGAACACACATCTTTATAAGCATGAAGCAGTGAGTAGTTCTTTATGCTCACACATTATTCCACATGGAAAAATCAATCACATACTCATGGCAACTTTGCTTATACTATCATTGCAAATTTGACAACTACATGTTGTTATACTAGAAAATTATATCAATCACCCTCATTGTTATCTAGCCATGGCAAATTCACTATCTCTACCTCTGTTTGCTACACAGGTGGGGTATTGGTGTCTTCTTGAGGGTGGGAGTGAAAATAGGGCAAATATATGCTATATTTTCCCTATGCAAGAGATTTACCATGTCCAAATCCTTCTATTCTACCAAACATCACTTCCCATGTCATGTACTACAATGCCATGGCAAATATATGCCAAGTATCATGGCAAACCCCCCAACCATGCATGAATTTATTTCCCCCGAAATTTACATGGCAAATTACCTACATATTTTCACCATGGCAAATCTATTGCTCTGTTTCCTTTTGATTTCACTTGAGATTGATGGAAATTGAGGAGGTGGTGGGGATGGTATGCTTGGAGATCATTGCCTAAATTGAGTGCTCCACCGGCTGATTTTCTTCAAATTAAATGATCTGCGGCAAACTTGCCATGGTGACTGGGCGGAGAAGGAGGAACAGAGAGGAAACCAGATCGTGAAGGGGGAAATGAGGTTTGTATTGCCTCACAAGAAGGTGGGTAGGGGCGGAGTGGTTTGCATGGGGGGTTATCAGGCTGACGCGGCGGTGTAGATAGTTCATGGACCGCAGCCCTTCACGCACTCATGCTCGTCGCGCGGGGTAGGGATCTCGGCAAACAAATTTGTTTGTTTTGTTGATCCCTGTAGCGTGGACAATGGATCGCTCGTATGTCCTCCCTGAGGAAACATCCGCACATTATTGGCATACATAGCATAAGCCAATGACAATCATATAAAAAAGGATGTAACCCTTGAAAATGTTCATATCATTGACCAGCAAAGCTCATGTTCACTAATTAAGTTTAGGCAAATGTAGTGCCTACTAGTGGACACATGCAAACAACTCGAAAAAGCAACCATCATGTGCTTCGCTCATGCTGGAGCTAGAACTAGAGAAATGGCAACTAAATCATCACAAAGGAAGAGAGCTCAAGCACAAAACACTATCAGGATGTCGACAAACTAATCACACAACGACCAGCTGATAGAGACCAAAGGTCCCCCGAGACTATGCCTCTAAGGAGAGAATGGTGACATCCCACTGCCACGGCCATCTGGAGTCGATCACCTTCTACTTAAATAACTATTGTTCATCGAGAGAGTTAGGGAAACAACCTTGAAATGGCCAATCCAACATACACTACTTAATAAATAAATTAAATGTGACATTTTTATTGTGTAACACTTCATGCAAGTGTGAGGATTTTTGTTGGAGAACCATCAAGTCATGTTTCTGTCTCATTTTTATACACTCGCACACCTTCATAGGTCAAAAATTTGCAAACTATCTCTCAAGAAAGCTGCAAATAAGAAGGAAATGATGAAGAGATGAGTTGAACACAAGATCCCCCACTTATGCCATCTTACACATCCTTTCCTTGAACTTAGACATTTTTATCATACAATCCTAAGATCCTTCACTATGAAGATTATAATGAAGTCGGATTAATCATCGTTCCACTCACTTTCTAGCGGTTGCATGGAAATAATTACCATGATCGTCAAGCATGGCCACATGCATCCATCACGGAAATCCACAGAGAATGTTGCAAGAGCATGCATGAGTCATAACCTTTCTACCTGAATTATTTACTTAACTCGCCGCTTATATCGTTTCTGCCAAAATGTTTGTCACTATGCAGTAGTCGTGGTTAATTAGCTAATCTTAGATAGTAGTAAAAATGTGGATTTCGCTACAAATCAAACATCGGTTTTTTTAGCATGGCAAAGCATGGCAAATCTTGTCAAGTTCAATTTTGTGCCGGGAATTTTCATGCTTACGGTCATCCTCGCGACAACATAATTTGTCATTAAAAAAACATTCGATTTGCCATGTCTAAAAAGTCGACACGTTTCTGAAAGATGTTCATGGTGTAAGTATCTTATCTCATTTTGAAGGAGTAATATCTGTAACGCTTTTAAAAGTAAAGAATCTAGAGCAAGGAGGATATGACTTGGAGATTATTCCTAAGCGAGAGAAAGATCATGAGCTCCTTCACCCAAAAAAGAAAAATCATGGCAAGTATACTTCCGGGTGGTTTGCTCAACTGCTACTCTTGGCAGTAGCCCAGATTCCAGCTTCCCTCGAAAATTGGGACCCACGACCACAAGAAAGGAATCTTGTTTTGTGACAACAAGATGTGACATCATCGCTCTACTATTCCGCCTTGGCTCGTCGCGTCGGGGGCGCTCTGCATCTCCGTCGACCGTGTGGATCGCGGCCTCCGCCGCTCCTGGAAACTGCCGCTCAAACAACCTTCATATATCCTGCTTCTCGCATCCTCGCTCTCTCCCGGCTgcttccctccctccctccggcgGCCTCCACGCAGCCGCGCGCGCCATGGCAGCCGAGTCGGTTGGCGAGCTGTTGCGCCGCGCGGCGGCGCTGGTGCCCGCGGAGCACTACGCGCTCGCGGCCCTCGTCGCCGTGTCGGTCGTCGCGTACCGGTTAGTGGAGCTCCACGTCATCGGCGACCTCCTCCGCGGCCTCCGCGGCTGCCGCGTCGAGCTCACCTTCCACCCGGCCTCCGAGATCTACCACTGCGTCGCCTCCAAGTGCCGCTCCCTCCACCGCAGGTACATACATACGGCTGCGAGACCATGGACCTGATCGCTTAATTTTCTCAGTCGCACGAGAAATAGCAGGACCGAAAAGATACTAGTCGGAGTTTTCAGTTTCGTCGCCCGGCCACTGCAATTCGGGGCAACTCCTCACGCGAGTTGAAAGAAAGTTAAGAAACGCTCGCCTGAAGCACATAGCACATGGGCCTCGCCAGAAACGTATGCAGCTCGCACTCGGGGCTTGCCCACCAGAAATGGCGGCCGCAAGGCTCGTTTAATTAGCCCGTTGGTTTATTTTCTTAGGAAAAATAAACTTTCTTGAATTGTTCGACCGACAAGTGGGCTAAACGGCGCGGGCTTTGACATCGTGACCTCCAGTCAATGCACACATCCATACGCTTAGCTAAATTCAAGTCAACCTGCACTTCCAGCACTTGTGCCACTGCATTTTCTTCCaattgttttcttttgtttcttttatattttttttgagggGGTTCTGTTTCTTTTATATATACTAACTATCCGTAGGTGGTAGCATGTATTTTCTCTATATTTCGAAATATTCTCAATATATATACTCAAACATCACGTTAACTaaagttttagaaaaatgttcattgtgCAATTAAAACTTACAGTGTAAAGAAGTTCTTCGTTGCAACTTCAACTTTTAGAAAACGTTCATACTATTAAAGAAATGTTTGTGACATCTAAATAAATGTTTACGTGTTTGAGAAAAAAAATGTTCGCCACACTTGAAAAAATGTTAATCGTGTATTTGAAAATATTAGACATGTATAAGAAAAATATTTcttatgtatacaaaaaatatacaatcAGTATGAAACTGTGACttcaaaacatatatttgaaaaaaatgttaatcatgtattttaaaaatgtaaaacgtgtataagaaaaatgtttcttatgtATACAGCAAATGTACAGTCTGTATGAAAAATGATTAAAGCCGGAGAAAACGAAGAAAGAAAGAaattaaaaaagaataaaaaagcaaaaCAAACAAAGAAAAAAGGTGAAAAAACAGAATATAAAAGTCCATTGAAAGCGAG contains:
- the LOC119281795 gene encoding ammonium transporter 3 member 1-like, encoding MSSAADYNMSSGYSPNGIVVPPWLNKGDNAWQMIAATLVGLQSMPGLVILYGSIVKKKWAVNSAFMALYAFAAVWLCWVTWGYNMSFGHQLLPFWGKARPALGQQFLLMQAVLPESTHFFKDGSTETVWINPNYPMASMVYFQCVFAAITLILLAGSLLGRMNIRAWMIFVPLWLTFSYTIGAFSLWGGGFLFQWGVMDYSGGYVIHLSSGIAGFTAAYWVGPRSTKDRERFPPNNVLLMLTGAGILWMGWAGFNGGDPYSANIDASIAVLNTNICAATSLLVWTCLDVIFFKKPSVIGAVQGMITGLVCITPGAGLVQGWAAIVMGILSGSIPWFTMMVVHKRSRLLMHVDDTLGVFHTHAVAGFLGGATTGLFAEPQLCNMFVPVTNSRGAFYGGNGGMQFLKQVTGALFIIGWNVIVTSIICLVVRLIVPLRMPEEELAIGDDAVHGEEAYALWGDGEKYDSSKHGWYSDNETNLQARNKAPSGVTQNV